The following are encoded in a window of Thermococcus sp. M39 genomic DNA:
- a CDS encoding PRC-barrel domain-containing protein, with product MVMRLSKLYGKQIYNTKGYYVGYVDEVLIDIDRGYGKVLALGLPGEKVGIPYDRVTAIGDIILVKAKEE from the coding sequence ATGGTAATGAGATTGTCAAAACTTTATGGAAAGCAAATATACAACACCAAAGGATATTACGTTGGCTACGTTGATGAAGTTCTAATTGATATAGACAGAGGCTACGGAAAGGTTTTGGCCCTTGGGCTGCCAGGAGAAAAGGTTGGAATCCCCTATGATAGGGTTACAGCGATTGGCGACATAATACTGGTAAAGGCAAAAGAGGAGTGA